DNA from Actinoplanes sp. SE50/110:
GTACTACCTGGCGACCCGGTTACTACCGGCCTGGAAGCGCCGGCATGTGCACGCTCTGTATGGATTCACCCGGTTCGCCGACGAGATCGTCGACCGCACCGAGGCGCAACCACCCGCCGAGCGCGCCGCCGAGCTGGCCACCTGGTCCGCCGGATTCCTCGCCGGACTGCGCGGCGAGCCGGTCGACGACCCGCTGCTCCCGGCCGTGCTGCACACCATCGCGGTCTTCGGGCTCGACCTGGAGGACTTCGCGAAGTTCCTGCGCAGCATGGAGATGGACCTCACCGTCACCGGCTACCGCACCTACGACGACCTGCTCGACTACATGGAGGGCTCGGCCGCCGTGATCGGCACCATGATGCTGCCGATCCTGGGCTCCACCGACCCGGCCGCCGCCCGCGAACCGGCCCGCCAGCTCGGCTTCGCCTTCCAGCTCACCAACTTCATCCGGGACGTCGCCGAGGACCTCGCGCGGGACCGGATCTACCTGCCCGAGGAGCACCTCGCCGAGTTCGGTGTGACCCGCGCCGACCTGGCCGCCGGC
Protein-coding regions in this window:
- a CDS encoding phytoene/squalene synthase family protein; this translates as METDLAAAYERCRELHREHGRTYYLATRLLPAWKRRHVHALYGFTRFADEIVDRTEAQPPAERAAELATWSAGFLAGLRGEPVDDPLLPAVLHTIAVFGLDLEDFAKFLRSMEMDLTVTGYRTYDDLLDYMEGSAAVIGTMMLPILGSTDPAAAREPARQLGFAFQLTNFIRDVAEDLARDRIYLPEEHLAEFGVTRADLAAGVATPAIRALIRAEVDRAREHYAAAAPGIPLLERTSQACMRTAFQLYGGILDEIEAADYDVFARRVTVPNRRRAAVAVRSLLTRPGTPVELAA